The following are encoded together in the Anoplopoma fimbria isolate UVic2021 breed Golden Eagle Sablefish chromosome 13, Afim_UVic_2022, whole genome shotgun sequence genome:
- the fzd10 gene encoding frizzled-10 yields MRSTIKLSLLYVLLVLWGGGGSAISSIDPDWSEEGRCQHINIPQCKDIGYNMTRMPNLMGHDDQKEAAIKLQEFATLIQFGCHSHLKFFLCSLYAPMCTEQVSNPIPACRVMCEQVKLKCSPILEQFNFPWPDSLDCSRLPTKNDPNNLCMEAPNNGSDEPPKVSHTQPPDFRPQRPLSGQDLHLKDSGSKQTCSNPGKFHFVEKSESCAPKCYPKVDVYWSQGDKQFSLVWIAIWSILCFVSSAFTVLTFLIDPQRFKYPERPIIFLSMSYCVYSVGYLIRLFVGADRIACDRDNGVQYIIQEGLESTGCTIVFLILYYFGMASSLWWVILTLTWFLAAGKKWGHEAIEANSSYFHLAAWAIPAVKTIMILVMRKVAGDELTGICYVGSMDVKALTGFVLIPLSCYLIIGTSFLLSGFVALFHIRKIMKTEGENTDKLEKLMVRIGVFSVLYTVPATCVIACYFYERLNMDYWRIVAAEQKCVDSSGPESDECAMKTSIPAVEIFMVKIFMLLVVGITSGMWIWTSKTLQSWQNVFSRKLKKRTRRKAASVFTSSRPYIKPHPSLKGHSTKYEPTRPPPTCV; encoded by the coding sequence atGCGTTCGACTATTAAACTGAGCCTCCTCTATGTGCTACTGGTCCTTTGGGGCGGTGGGGGTTCAGCCATTAGCTCAATAGACCCGGACTGGTCGGAAGAGGGGAGATGTCAGCACATCAACATCCCCCAGTGCAAAGACATTGGCTACAACATGACTCGCATGCCAAATCTTATGGGCCACGATGACCAAAAAGAGGCAGCAATAAAGCTGCAGGAGTTTGCCACGCTGATACAGTTTGGATGCCACAGTCATCTCAAATTTTTCCTATGTTCCCTGTATGCTCCCATGTGCACGGAGCAGGTGTCAAACCCCATCCCAGCATGCAGAGTCATGTGTGAGCAGGTCAAGCTGAAATGCTCACCCATCTTGGAACAATTTAACTTCCCCTGGCCCGACTCTTTGGACTGCTCCCGGCTGCCGACCAAAAACGACCCGAACAACCTTTGCATGGAGGCTCCCAACAACGGCTCAGATGAGCCCCCCAAAGTCTCCCACACCCAGCCCCCAGATTTCAGGCCACAGCGGCCTCTGAGCGGCCAGGACCTGCACCTTAAGGACAGCGGCAGCAAGCAGACGTGCAGCAACCCTGGCAAGTTCCACTTTGTAGAGAAGAGTGAGTCCTGTGCCCCCAAATGCTACCCCAAAGTGGACGTTTACTGGAGTCAGGGAGACAAGCAGTTCTCTCTGGTGTGGATAGCCATCTGGTCCATCCTCTGCTTTGTCTCCAGCGCCTTCACCGTGCTCACTTTCCTCATAGACCCGCAGCGCTTCAAATACCCGGAGAGGCCGATCATCTTCCTCTCTATGTCCTACTGTGTTTACTCTGTGGGCTACCTCATCAGACTTTTTGTGGGAGCTGACAGAATAGCCTGTGACAGAGACAATGGGGTTCAGTATATTATCCAGGAGGGTCTGGAGAGCACCGGCTGCACTATTGTCTTTCTCATCCTGTATTATTTTGGCATGGCCAGCTCCCTCTGGTGGGTTATCCTGACCCTCACATGGTTTCTGGCAGCGGGGAAGAAGTGGGGTCATGAGGCCATCGAGGCCAATAGCAGCTACTTCCACCTGGCAGCGTGGGCCATTCCGGCCGTGAAGACCATCATGATCCTGGTGATGAGGAAGGTAGCGGGAGATGAGCTGACGGGCATCTGCTACGTGGGCAGCATGGACGTCAAAGCTCTCACGGGCTTTGTGCTTATTCCTCTCTCCTGCTACCTTATCATCGGCACTTCCTTCCTGCTGTCCGGCTTCGTGGCCCTCTTCCACATCCGTAAGATCATGAAAACGGAGGGAGAGAACACGGACAAGCTTGAGAAGTTGATGGTTCGCATCGGGGTCTTCTCCGTGCTCTACACTGTCCCGGCCACCTGCGTCATCGCCTGCTATTTCTACGAGAGGCTCAACATGGACTACTGGCGCATTGTGGCAGCGGAGCAGAAGTGTGTGGACAGCAGTGGGCCGGAGTCAGACGAGTGCGCCATGAAGACTTCCATCCCCGCTGTCGAGATCTTCATGGTGAAGATCTTCATGCTGCTGGTGGTGGGCATCACTAGCGGCATGTGGATCTGGACCTCAAAGACACTGCAGTCATGGCAGAACGTGTTCAGCAGGAAGCTAaagaagaggacgaggaggaaggcTGCCAGTGTGTTCACCAGCAGCAGGCCTTACATCAAACCTCACCCATCCCTCAAAGGGCACAGTACTAAGTATGAGCCAACACGGCCGCCTCCAACATGTGTATGA